One Antennarius striatus isolate MH-2024 chromosome 17, ASM4005453v1, whole genome shotgun sequence genomic window carries:
- the cga gene encoding glycoprotein hormones alpha chain isoform X1: MKRELSLNMVTPATTMGSLKSVGLNLLFFFFLLYVADSYPNIGQSNMGCQECTLRKNSVFSRDRRPVYQCMGCCFSRAYPTPLKAMRTMSIPKNITSEATCCVAKDHHETVVDFIRVRNHTDCHCSTCYFHKI; encoded by the exons ATGAAAAGAGAACTCTCTCTCAACATG GTAACTCCTGCAACCACAATGGGGTCACTGAAATCAGTTGGACtgaatcttcttttctttttttttctactataTGTTGCTGATTCTTACCCCAACATTGGCCAGTCAAATA TGGGATGTCAGGAGTGCACACTGAGGAAGAACAGTGTTTTCTCCAGGGATCGTCGTCCGGTCTATCAGTGCATGGGCTGCTGCTTCTCCAGAGCATACCCAACGCCTCTCAAGGCCATGAGGACGATGTCGATACCAAAAAACATCACCTCGGAGGCAACCTGTTGTGTCGCAAAGGACCACCATGAG aCAGTGGTGGATTTTATAAGGGTGAGAAACCACACAGACTGCCACTGCAGCACCTGCTATTTCCATAAAATATGA
- the cga gene encoding glycoprotein hormones alpha chain isoform X2: MGSLKSVGLNLLFFFFLLYVADSYPNIGQSNMGCQECTLRKNSVFSRDRRPVYQCMGCCFSRAYPTPLKAMRTMSIPKNITSEATCCVAKDHHETVVDFIRVRNHTDCHCSTCYFHKI, from the exons ATGGGGTCACTGAAATCAGTTGGACtgaatcttcttttctttttttttctactataTGTTGCTGATTCTTACCCCAACATTGGCCAGTCAAATA TGGGATGTCAGGAGTGCACACTGAGGAAGAACAGTGTTTTCTCCAGGGATCGTCGTCCGGTCTATCAGTGCATGGGCTGCTGCTTCTCCAGAGCATACCCAACGCCTCTCAAGGCCATGAGGACGATGTCGATACCAAAAAACATCACCTCGGAGGCAACCTGTTGTGTCGCAAAGGACCACCATGAG aCAGTGGTGGATTTTATAAGGGTGAGAAACCACACAGACTGCCACTGCAGCACCTGCTATTTCCATAAAATATGA
- the znf292a gene encoding zinc finger protein 292a, which translates to MAEGETEKEYDTRKAIEELRERFQGLTTALKESSQPPLEASLHFCQEFCQVLVEHAGRWKTDEDPLPLLEVYIVAILSFAKASSCLSSECENAPLLLEKLALSCVELLFLLPQHVPGALWEEFQSSMMLAHNLFQDSGCTQLRMLSLLAQQDGVWSNTTLSSILSSQVPQTEQVHEYLEFEGPTLLNMRIKHLIKVDSVDKAAVLAKMCAEYAGYEGKGNFKQTYLLCICMTKSQEQLMEEIASIDCKDALEMICNLESEGDEKGALCLCSVFLKRQLLQAEVYCAWELTLFWSKLLMRLESSADVFLGQSKEMALLCRSVCHILFLIKVIQNEVGEVGLPVCVEMCIQALKMTSSDHKDSKSTICKTISCLLPTDLEVKRACQLTEFLLQPTIDSYYAVESLYNEPDQKPEEDGSLPVPNSLRCELLLALKTQWPFDPEFWDWKTLKRNCLALMGEEAAIVSSIDTLNDTDEQEVESALSKHPEYRDLEDFLLTTTNELNEITDEREKNREAKKLREQGFVSARFRNWRAYMQYCVLCDKEFLGHRIVRHAQKHFKDGVYLCPICADSFESREILEPHVASHVKQSCKERLAAMKAARKVTKPPQSPKSPSKNSKYVAKLGSPVKVESQIGNQLATPVKIEQTTSDTNLSQDCFCPVKNCSKAFKFFRNLMAHVRSHKDDEEAMRFLEIQKQKVVCQYCRRQFVNVRHLNDHLQMHCGSKPYFCIQLDCKANFNSNSELLMHRKTHPEFKAQCMFPNCGQVFSEAYLLYDHEAQHYLTYTCQTENCGKVFYSQSQFLSHQESHCRNDAVISFPIPNQNPPVTPNVPPPQENTPNIEGINTVANITEASNETTSPCTLPEGAKEAIPLRVKHSIESMLNSSLNYEVEEPQKCYTPLTNSTPAPVVVKSAPETPLMLLNLVEQSEIAPVNSAPSTTNTVVNQQGEGIHNIQSNEIVKVIPQIMSPNQIKTEIPSFLQGYPSSTPAVNSGSEENLHCCPFNDCTRSYSTNKSLSRHVKKQHPEIFEDWKLAKKYNKVAKITAKKTGPTSSYQSQHAGNRPSNQPEILCNNTGMQQMDYRAGCSSSPAQCYPGSVEPVPITPMVNPTLYPTWGSSNNPSGMMQPDMSQSWSAPPMNNCYSDGFNMNEYPSRSYPQWQSDPYQNTASLPTDSDHSVAPMHGTMMAHAPSDSSLMSQYVSSSLMLDNAGQIHNGGQQYGLMNQESSGDNVDVRKSSTSMTGQSGNGNGNGISTIDSLPEASYHTPFSERENSALSHATPTDVRMKCLSPEAQIPIKPTHEIVKTENMSTPCYGPIDNTANGMLTPPSATHTDAAFEEDSPNVDCEANTSDEKAGDPDTAKGKRSRLSKRTKWPAIIKDGKVICRRCFREFTSTKSLGGHLSKRSQCRPVDEIDLTADLPTSFLDFLNDPHVPDTNGGIFNLSNGDFSQESCSLTTLTSSMALKQEPQNTNIMDYPHSLPVSSDNQQDKPVELMNPTLALPHQEDHLMEISHAFQRLDLIEAAQGKMRSVLSLEENVTKCESTQDIEKRKILSKSDDRPPEKVNKPFKCEQDDCEYSFMTKEALFRHLSKMHDYSNEMIEELKRTPSKLSPYPCQICPKTFTRTTGLRIHYEKVHKLSKADIQKLKISARNRRAFRLNKDSILISCATDGNSSSTAQPTAILPAIKQEPLDIAIAPQNEKTDSQDTLQISSPGNAVIQGFSPEVSTVTQLPSPHSCLTDNSLFEVAPSIHENTPEQPNVAAVHKSPDVKQKSRIKKTEIQDKLSPPSKAKVQQGHPDASISNANDPKSSSMTASTSSSPEKPSSSKNTPLKDETPRKDKAQKKLSLKMCDAENAYSPYRPYRCVHEGCTAAFTIQHNLILHYRAMHQAALPPSKPEAETEKAIVQVVQQSNQSIEKDNEVRCQVKDCSRVFMGITRLVQHYLLLHKFSRDKATAMMASMTIGPFNCDRPECALPFNSVEKYIEHIKNYHKEIAISESGLVDPTFKCEYEGCDRVYTTKSNLLRHLIKKHDYVYDPKTTDGRRTKSVGLFTGVGNGKENMENKFKVKKKNNKKKEGKSIEHWTSFGKPTLKSHEEASAMCTKKSALQYPCMIIGCDAVERAERSIFKHYTTHGLTERYIEDQRSQFIFCKKFPRTRFKDTNKSEGMSSSSSEETEPEEVEKVNDQKMDEFEERIDQEESKTSKDSSAESQASNGTEAGIKRGRPRKPAQPTPACPERMQSLRNRLTVNSSRENSNPGTPTTPEQQDDGVTPGSFKPLGLEDSFLKFLETSESAHSTKRKLNDKSSAELPSKRQQTVKQKTTMKSRITGCENLVDFRNPLNLKSVNNVKIVIDKTFSDGADHLLKQLQDMKPIVKIKRWLYSGS; encoded by the exons ATGGCggagggggagacagagaagGAATATGACACACGAAAAGCTATCGAGGAGCTCCGAGAGCGGTTCCAGGGTTTGACCACGGCATTAAAAGAGAGTTCGCAGCCTCCGTTGGAAGCTTCCCTGCATTTCTGCCAGGAGTTTTGCCAG gtcCTTGTGGAACATGCTGGTCGTTGGAAAACTGATGAGGATCCACTGCCTTTGCTGGAGGTCTACATTGTGGCCATCCTCAGCTTCGCTAAGGCgtcttcctgtctctcctccGAATGTGAAAATGCGCCGCTCCTACTTGAAAAGTTAGCGTT GAGTTGTGTGGAATTGCTGTTCTTACTGCCGCAGCATGTTCCTGGTGCCTTATGGGAGGAGTTTCAGTCCTCCATGATG TTGGCACACAACCTTTTTCAAGACAGTGGGTGTACACAGCTTCGCATGCTCTCACTTTTGGCACAGCAGGATGGCGTCTGGTCCAACACCACACTAAGCAGCATCCTGTCTAGTCAGGTCCCTCAAACCGAGcaag TTCATGAGTATCTGGAGTTTGAAGGTCCCACGCTTCTAAACATGAGGATAAAGCATCTAATCAAAGTGGACAGTGTTGATAAAGCTGCTGTCCTTGCAAAGATGTGTGCAGAATATGCGGGATATGAAGGAAAAGGAAACTTCAAACAAACGTACTTGCTTTGCATTTGTATGACAAAAAGTCAGGAGCAACTAATGGAAGAG ATTGCATCCATAGACTGTAAAGATGCTCTTGAAATGATCTGCAACTTGGAGTCAGAGGGCGATGAAAAAGGAGCTCTTTGCTTATGTTCCGTCTTTCTCAAGAGACAGCTTCTTCAAGCAGAAGTTTATTGTGCCTG GGAACTTACACTGTTCTGGAGTAAGCTACTCATGCGTTTAGAGTCATCAGCTGATGTGTTCCTTGGGCAAAGCAAAGAGATGGCTCTTCTCTGTAGAAGTGTTTGTCATATTctatttttaatcaaagtaaTCCAAAATGAG GTTGGAGAGGTAGGACTCCCAGTGTGTGTAGAAATGTGCATTCAGGCCCTGAAAATGACCTCCAGTGACCATAAGGATAGCAAATCTACCATCTGCAAGACTATTTCCTGCCTCTTGCCGACTGATCTAGAGGTGAAGCGTGCTTGCCAGTTGACAGAGTTCCTGCTCCAGCCTACCATTGACTCGTATTATGCTGTGGAGTCACTGTACAATGAACCTGATCAAAAGCCTGAGGAAGATGGGAGCCTACCAGTGCCCAACTCCTTGCGGTGTGAGTTGCTGCTGGCTTTGAAGACACAGTGGCCTTTCGATCCAGAGTTCTGGGACTGGAAAACACTTAAACGCAACTGCTTGGCACTGATGGGCGAGGAGGCAGCTATTGTTTCATCTATTGACACACTCAATGACACAGATGAACAGGAGGTAGAAAGTGCACTCAGCAAACACCCTGAGTATAGAGACCTTGAGGATTTTCTCTTAACCACTACAAATGAACTCAATGAAATCAcagatgaaagagaaaaaaacagagagGCTAAAAAACTCCGGGAGCAGGGTTTTGTATCTGCACGGTTCAGAAATTGGCGAGCCTACATGCAgtattgtgttttgtgtgacaaAGAGTTCCTGGGTCATCGAATTGTACGCCACGCGCAGAAACATTTCAAAGATGGGGTATATCTGTGTCCAATTTGTGCTGACAGTTTTGAAAGTAGGGAGATTTTAGAGCCTCATGTAGCATCACATGTAAAGCAATCTTGCAAAGAAAGACTAGCTGCAATGAAAGCTGCTCGGAAGGTAACCAAACCACCTCAGTCCCCTAAAAGTCCatcaaaaaattcaaaatatgttGCCAAGTTGGGTAGTCCTGTTAAAGTTGAATCTCAAATTGGCAACCAATTGGCAACTCCTGTTAAGATAGAACAAACCACATCTGACACAAATTTAAGTCAAGACTGTTTCTGTCCTGTCAAAAACTGTTCCAAGGCATTCAAGTTTTTCCGTAACCTCATGGCTCATGTCAGATCTCACAAAGATGACGAAGAAGCCATGAGGTTCTTAGagatacaaaaacagaaagtggtGTGCCAGTACTGCCGACGTCAGTTTGTTAATGTCCGGCATCTTAATGATCATTTGCAGATGCACTGTGGCAGCAAACCATACTTTTGCATTCAGTTGGATTGCAAAGCCAATTTTAACTCCAATTCTGAGCTTCTCATGCATCGAAAAACACATCCTGAATTTAAGGCCCAGTGCATGTTCCCTAACTGTGGCCAAGTTTTCAGTGAGGCATACTTATTGTATGATCATGAGGCTCAGCATTACCTTACTTACACCTGCCAAACAGAAAACTGTGGCAAAGTATTCTACTCACAGTCCCAGTTCTTATCTCACCAAGAGAGTCATTGTAGAAATGATGCAGTAATTAGTTTTCCCATCCCAAACCAAAACCCTCCTGTCACTCCAAATGTTCCGCCACCACAAGAGAACACCCCGAACATTGAAGGAATTAATACAGTTGCAAATATTACGGAAGCATCTAATGAAACGACATCTCCATGCACATTACCAGAGGGTGCTAAAGAAGCAATTCCTTTAAGAGTGAAGCACTCGATCGAAAGCATGCTGAATTCTTCATTAAATTATGAAGTAGAAGAACCACAGAAATGCTACACTCCCCTCACGAACTCCACTCCAGCACCAGTCGTTGTGAAAAGTGCACCCGAGACTCCTTTGATGCTCTTAAACCTGGTTGAACAGAGTGAGATTGCTCCAGTAAATTCCGCACCCAGCACCACAAATACTGTTGTGAATCAACAGGGTGAAGGA ATTCATAATATCCAAAGTAATGAAATTGTAAAAGTGATTCCTCAAATAATGTCTCCAAATCAAATCAAGACAGAGATTCCTTCTTTTTTGCAAGGATATCCTTCCAGCACACCAGCTGTAAATTCTGGCAGTGAGGAGAACCTGCATTGTTGCCCCTTTAATGACTGTACAAGGTCatacagcacaaacaaaagtCTGTCCAGGCATGTGAAGAAGCAACACCCTGAAATATTTGAAGACTGGAAATTAGCAAAGAAATACAACAAGGTTGCCAAAATCACAGCAAAAAAGACTGGACCAACTTCATCTTATCAGTCTCAGCATGCAGGGAACAGGCCATCGAATCAGCCGGAAATACTATGCAACAATACTGGGATGCAGCAAATGGATTACCGTGCAGGATGTTCAAGCTCACCTGCCCAATGTTATCCTGGATCAGTCGAGCCTGTGCCTATCACCCCAATGGTGAACCCCACACTGTATCCAACATGGGGAAGTTCAAATAATCCCAGTGGAATGATGCAGCCAGACATGTCCCAATCATGGTCTGCACCTCCTATGAATAACTGTTATTCAGATGGGTTCAACATGAATGAATACCCCTCACGGAGCTATCCTCAGTGGCAGTCGGATCCTTACCAGAACACAGCATCGCTTCCAACTGATAGTGATCATTCAGTGGCACCTATGCATGGCACCATGATGGCACATGCTCCTTCAGATTCAAGTTTAATGTCCCAGTATGTGTCCAGTTCTCTGATGCTTGACAATGCAGGACAAATTCATAATGGAGGGCAACAGTATGGACTAATGAACCAGGAATCCAGTGGAGACAATGTGGATGTGAGAAAAAGCAGCACAAGTATGACAGGCCAGTCAGGAAACGGAAATGGTAATGGTATTTCAACAATCGACAGCCTCCCTGAAGCAAGTTACCACACACCATTTTCAGAGCGCGAAAACTCGGCTCTGTCTCATGCTACACCAACTGATGTTCGTATGAAATGTCTGAGCCCAGAGGCTCAAATTCCAATAAAACCTACACATGAAATTGTTAAAACAGAGAATATGTCAACTCCTTGTTATGGACCAATTGACAATACCGCTAATGGCATGCTCACACCACCGAGTGCCACCCATACAGATGCGGCTTTTGAAGAAGACTCTCCTAATGTGGACTGCGAGGCTAACACCTCAGACGAAAAAGCTGGTGATCCTGACACGGCAAAAGGGAAACGCAGCAGACTGAGCAAGCGAACTAAATGGCCAGCCATCATTAAGGATGGCAAGGTCATCTGCAGGAGATGCTTCAGAGAGTTCACGAGCACCAAGTCTCTTGGGGGGCACTTGTCAAAACGTTCACAGTGCAGACCTGTAGATGAAATTGACCTAACTGCTGATCTGCCAACATCTTTTCTTGATTTTCTCAATGATCCCCATGTCCCTGACACGAATGGAGGAATATTCAACCTGTCAAATGGGGATTTCTCGCAAGAATCTTGCAGCTTGACCACTTTGACTTCTTCCATGGCATTGAAACAAGAGCcccaaaatacaaatataatggACTATCCACACTCCCTACCTGTTTCCTCTGATAACCAACAAGACAAGCCAGTAGAGTTGATGAATCCCACCCTTGCTTTACCACATCAAGAGGATCACTTGATGGAAATTTCACATGCCTTTCAACGGCTGGATTTGATCGAGGCTGCCCAAGGGAAGATGCGGAGTGTCCTGTCATTAGAAGAGAACGTCACCAAGTGTGAATCAACCCAAGacattgaaaaaagaaaaatattgagtAAAAGTGATGACAGACCACCTGAAAAAGTCAACAAACCTTTTAAATGTGAGCAGGATGACTGTGAGTACTCTTTCATGACAAAAGAGGCATTATTCAGACACTTGAGTAAAATGCATGACTACTCTAATGAGATGATAGAGGAGCTAAAAAGAACTCCTTCCAAACTCTCTCCATATCCTTGTCAGATATGCCCCAAAACATTCACAAGAACAACAGGTTTGAGAATTCACTATGAAAAAGTCCATAAATTGTCAAAAGCAGATATTCAGAAGCTTAAGATTAGCGCTCGAAATAGGCGTGCATTTAGGCTCAACAAGGATAGCATCTTAATTAGCTGTGCAACTGATGGCAATAGCAGCTCCACAGCACAACCTACAGCAATATTACCAGCTATAAAGCAAGAACCACTTGACATTGCAATTGCTCCTCAAAACGAAAAAACTGACAGTCAAGATACTCTTCAGATCTCCTCACCAGGAAATGCAGTTATTCAGGGCTTTTCACCAGAAGTATCAACTGTTACACAGTTACCATCACCTCACAGCTGTTTGACAGACAACTCACTTTTTGAGGTGGCACCATCCATTCATGAAAACACCCCAGAGCAACCAAATGTGGCTGCTGTACATAAGAGCCCTGATGTAAAACAGAAATCTAgaattaaaaagacagaaattcaGGATAAACTTAGTCCGCCTAGCAAAGCAAAGGTGCAGCAAGGACATCCAGATGCATCAATAAGCAATGCAAATGATCCCAAATCCAGTTCTATGACTGCATCCACATCATCCTCCCCAGAGAAACCTAGCAGCTCTAAAAACACACCATTAAAGGATGAAACTCCGAGAAAAGACAAAGCTCAGAAAAAGCTGAGCCTCAAAATGTGTGATGCAGAGAATGCCTACAGTCCGTATAGACCATATCGCTGTGTACATGAAGGATGCACTGCAGCATTCACCATCCAGCACAACCTGATTCTTCATTACAGGGCCATGCATCAGGCAGCACTGCCCCCCAGCAAACCTGAAGCTGAGACTGAAAAAGCTATTGTTCAAGTTGTACAACAGAGCAATCAGAGCATAGAGAAAGATAATGAAGTCAGGTGTCAAGTGAAAGATTGTTCTAGAGTGTTCATGGGAATCACAAGGTTAGTGCAGCATTACTTGTTACTTCACAAATTTTCCCGTGACAAAGCCACAGCTATGATGGCCAGCATGACCATAGGGCCCTTTAACTGTGACCGGCCAGAGTGTGCGCTCCCCTTCAACTCGGTGGAAAAGTACATTGAGCACATTAAAAATTACCACAAGGAAATTGCCATCTCTGAAAGCGGCTTGGTTGATCCCACTTTTAAGTGCGAGTATGAAGGATGTGATCGTGTTTACACAACTAAATCAAATCTTCTCCGTCACCTGATCAAAAAGCATGATTATGTTTACGATCCTAAAACAACTGATGGAAGAAGGACTAAGTCGGTAGGACTCTTTACAGGTGTTGGCAATGGTAAAGAGAATATGGAAAATAAGTTCAAAgttaagaagaaaaacaataaaaagaaagaaggaaagtcCATTGAACACTGGACTAGTTTTGGAAAGCCAACACTAAAATCCCACGAGGAGGCATCAGCAATGTGCACCAAAAAGTCTGCCCTGCAGTACCCATGCATGATCATAGGCTGTGATGCAGTGGAACGGGCCGAAAGAAGTATTTTTAAGCATTACACCACTCATGGCCTCACTGAAAGATACATTGAAGACCAGAGGAGTCAGTTCATTTTCTGCAAAAAGTTCCCACGAACAAGATTCAAAGATACAAACAAATCAGAGGGCATGTCAAGCTCATCTTCTGAGGAGACTGAGCCAGAAGAGGTTGAAAAGGTCAATGACCAGAAAATGGATGAGTTTGAGGAGAGAATAGACCAAGAAGAGAGCAAGACGTCTAAGGACAGTAGTGCAGAATCTCAAGCTTCTAATGGGACAGAAGCAGGAATCAAAAGAGGCCGTCCCAGAAAACCTGCACAACCTACACCAGCTTGTCCAGAGAGGATGCAGTCACTTAGGAATCGTTTGACTGTTAACAGTTCAAGAGAAAACTCAAATCCTGGTACTCCCACAACCCCAGAGCAACAGGATGATGGGGTGACTCCAGGGTCCTTCAAGCCTTTAGGACTTGAGGACTCTTTTCTTAAGTTTTTGGAAACCTCGGAATCAGCACACTCAACTAAACgtaaattaaatgacaaatcTAGTGCTGAATTGCCGTCTAAAAGACAACAAActgtaaaacagaaaacaactaTGAAAAGTAGAATCACTGGCTGTGAAAATCTTGTGGACTTCAGAAATCCCCTTAATCTCAAATCAGTGAACAATGTCAAAATCGTGAtagataaaacattttcagatggAGCAGACCATTTGCTAAAGCAGCTACAAGATATGAAGccaatagtaaaaataaaacggTGGCTTTATAGCGGATCATAG